A stretch of the Polluticoccus soli genome encodes the following:
- a CDS encoding RNA polymerase sigma factor yields the protein MQHLQDTDIISLVLNGDQKPFSVLVDRYQHFVFTISMRYVENREEAEEIAQDVFMKAYRSLAGFNGKSKFSTWLYAIAHHTCLSHLRKRKTMMVSVDAHPAIENTLLAAEKASDKINTNSTRNLLDKAMSRLDKQDAEILTLFYQAEQSLEEIATITGQTPNNVKVRLFRARQRLKNILEQYYPADAVALK from the coding sequence ATGCAGCACTTACAGGATACTGATATCATTAGCCTGGTACTGAATGGGGATCAAAAGCCCTTTTCGGTACTGGTTGACCGTTACCAGCATTTTGTATTCACGATTTCCATGCGTTATGTAGAGAACCGTGAAGAAGCAGAAGAGATTGCGCAGGATGTATTTATGAAAGCCTACCGGTCGCTCGCGGGCTTTAATGGCAAGAGCAAATTCAGCACCTGGCTTTATGCCATCGCGCACCACACTTGCCTGTCCCATTTGAGAAAAAGAAAAACAATGATGGTGTCAGTAGATGCTCATCCGGCGATTGAGAATACCTTGCTGGCAGCAGAAAAGGCATCTGACAAGATCAATACCAATTCAACCCGAAACCTATTGGATAAAGCTATGAGCCGGCTGGATAAACAGGATGCGGAAATACTCACCTTGTTTTACCAGGCAGAGCAATCGCTGGAAGAAATAGCGACAATAACGGGACAGACACCAAACAACGTAAAAGTGCGTTTGTTTCGTGCCCGGCAGAGACTTAAAAACATATTAGAACAATACTACCCTGCCGATGCGGTAGCGTTGAAATGA
- a CDS encoding DUF6249 domain-containing protein: MTPATEVLVPIFICLGLFALIFGVVYLKSRENMALIERGMNPKEGIAQPKPFINLKYGMLLLGAGLGLFVAYLVDVVWLGHKVIMERGSESNVHWSSINDTREPLIYFALVAIGGGLGLILSYRIEKRQWLDKQALSR, encoded by the coding sequence ATGACACCTGCAACAGAAGTTTTGGTTCCTATCTTTATTTGTTTGGGCCTTTTTGCCCTGATATTCGGAGTGGTTTACCTAAAAAGCCGGGAAAATATGGCCCTGATAGAACGTGGGATGAATCCGAAAGAAGGTATTGCGCAGCCTAAACCATTTATCAACCTAAAATACGGCATGTTGCTTTTGGGTGCAGGACTTGGTTTGTTCGTGGCTTACTTAGTGGATGTCGTTTGGCTTGGGCATAAAGTGATCATGGAGCGTGGAAGTGAGTCTAATGTGCATTGGAGCAGTATTAACGACACCCGCGAACCTCTTATCTATTTCGCACTGGTGGCTATTGGAGGCGGATTAGGCCTGATCTTGTCGTACCGGATCGAAAAAAGGCAATGGCTGGATAAACAAGCACTCAGCAGATAA
- a CDS encoding DUF1572 domain-containing protein: MATIEYLKSAKRQFLYYKQLGEGAMAQMKDEELFWQPNEESNSVATIVKHLHGNMLSRWTDFLTSDGEKEWRNRDGEFENNWNTRESVMQAWDIGWKCLFDALDSITDEDINRIVYIRNEGHTILEATNRQIAHYCYHVGQIVYIGKMCRNEGWKSLSIPRHKSKDYNADKFSQEKGTRHFTDDLLNK, encoded by the coding sequence ATGGCAACTATCGAATACCTGAAAAGCGCCAAACGCCAATTCTTGTACTACAAGCAACTGGGCGAAGGGGCAATGGCGCAGATGAAAGACGAAGAACTATTCTGGCAGCCCAACGAAGAAAGCAACAGTGTGGCCACTATAGTAAAACACCTTCACGGCAACATGCTCAGCCGCTGGACTGATTTTCTGACCAGTGACGGAGAAAAGGAATGGCGCAACCGCGATGGCGAATTTGAGAACAACTGGAATACACGCGAGTCAGTGATGCAGGCGTGGGATATCGGCTGGAAATGCCTGTTCGATGCATTGGATAGCATAACCGACGAAGACATCAACCGCATCGTATATATCCGTAACGAAGGTCATACAATATTAGAAGCTACCAATCGACAAATAGCGCACTATTGCTACCACGTTGGACAGATAGTGTATATCGGCAAGATGTGTCGTAATGAAGGCTGGAAAAGTCTGTCTATACCACGTCACAAGTCGAAAGATTATAATGCAGATAAGTTCTCGCAAGAGAAAGGCACGCGTCATTTTACAGACGACCTGCTGAACAAATAA